One part of the Pseudemcibacter aquimaris genome encodes these proteins:
- a CDS encoding glutamate--cysteine ligase, protein MSDISKNAPIESKQQLIDYIASGAKPKSDWTIGTEHEKFVYCVDSGKPVPYHGERSIKAILEALRDEFDWSPIMEGDNIIGLKKDGQSVTLEPGGQLELSGAMLKTLHQTCAESTSHLRQAQAVSEKLGINYIGMGFNPNTKREDVPVMPKGRYNIMRAYMPTKGDLGLDMMLRTSTIQVNLDYSSEADMVKKFRVSLALQPLATAIFAASPFTEGKPNGFQSFRSHIWTDTDPDRCGILPFVFEDGMGYEAYVDHVLDVPMYFINRGDTYHDVSGKSFKDFMNGTLEGFKGEVPTIKDWEDHMSTLFPEVRLKKFLEMRGADGGTWNRICALPALWVGLLYDDQALEEAWDMIKDWTADEHQALRDNVPRDALNVPFRNTNVQGLAKQMLEISAGGLERRANLNNMGEDERVFLKPLFEVVESGKTTAQRMLDCYHGAWNGDISNIFKDCSF, encoded by the coding sequence ATGAGCGACATATCAAAAAACGCCCCCATTGAAAGTAAGCAGCAATTAATCGATTATATCGCCTCTGGTGCGAAACCGAAATCGGACTGGACCATTGGTACGGAACACGAAAAATTTGTCTATTGTGTCGATTCCGGTAAACCTGTTCCTTATCACGGTGAACGCAGTATTAAGGCGATTTTGGAAGCTCTGCGTGATGAATTTGACTGGTCTCCGATTATGGAAGGTGACAATATCATTGGCCTTAAAAAAGATGGGCAATCCGTGACACTTGAACCCGGTGGGCAGCTTGAATTATCGGGTGCGATGCTCAAAACGCTTCATCAAACCTGCGCGGAAAGCACAAGCCATCTTAGGCAGGCACAAGCGGTCAGTGAAAAGCTTGGTATTAATTATATTGGTATGGGTTTTAACCCGAATACCAAACGCGAAGATGTTCCGGTTATGCCAAAGGGGCGTTATAATATCATGCGTGCCTATATGCCGACTAAGGGTGACCTTGGCCTAGATATGATGCTTAGAACATCAACAATTCAGGTTAATCTGGATTATTCGTCAGAAGCGGACATGGTGAAAAAATTCCGTGTATCGCTCGCGCTTCAGCCGCTGGCAACGGCGATTTTTGCCGCTAGCCCCTTTACTGAAGGAAAGCCAAACGGTTTCCAAAGTTTCCGTTCCCATATCTGGACAGATACAGACCCGGATCGTTGTGGCATTCTGCCATTTGTATTCGAAGACGGAATGGGATACGAAGCATATGTTGACCATGTGCTTGATGTACCAATGTATTTTATCAATCGCGGTGACACATATCATGATGTCAGCGGTAAATCATTTAAGGATTTCATGAACGGAACCTTAGAAGGGTTTAAGGGCGAAGTCCCAACGATAAAAGATTGGGAAGATCATATGAGTACGCTTTTCCCGGAAGTCAGACTTAAAAAATTCCTTGAAATGCGCGGCGCCGATGGCGGTACTTGGAACCGAATTTGTGCATTACCTGCATTATGGGTTGGGCTTTTATATGATGATCAGGCCCTTGAAGAAGCATGGGATATGATCAAAGACTGGACCGCGGACGAGCATCAAGCACTACGTGATAATGTGCCGCGTGATGCACTTAATGTGCCGTTTAGAAACACCAATGTTCAGGGACTTGCAAAACAAATGCTTGAAATTTCCGCAGGTGGTCTTGAAAGACGGGCAAATCTTAACAATATGGGTGAAGATGAACGTGTGTTCTTAAAACCACTTTTTGAGGTGGTGGAAAGCGGAAAAACCACTGCACAGCGGATGTTGGATTGTTATCACGGTGCGTGGAATGGTGATATTTCAAATATTTTTAAGGATTGCAGTTTTTAA
- a CDS encoding Ig-like domain-containing protein, protein MRAPNKDNKLKSKLSKKSSILMTVLPLAACGGGGTAGGGGGGGNNTPAPAPTLPAEFIEDPANVFIARDNRNTTLDQKVATADLTVTGKGGNDVINTGAGADTIDGASGNDLIRSGAGADTVNGGNGNDAIVLIGTTTAGQYDNGDITNAGNGYNLSSLISLDDINDNAVSDVEPGDVINGGPGTDTLFIYGTVDLTGVTISNVTILEVHSVVTLTPEQLAQFITVDGDGNSVINIEVPDGDTYILDLSVIDMSDIGEINIDGDLTVKVSDEDDFGGITEITSTDGSTVKLEVIDGGTDTSIDLDVIADTFDKIDEIILDDQVTLTVTNPATVTDVALGDISGTGTIETDGSSAVDTALDGVTIDPAVNGVPYANDDIDKSGENETILVDVLANDSDIDNDTLSLQSVSVPSGMGSVSIVDGKVQFNPGSDFDDLDDTETRDVTVTYTVTDGSDTDEGTLTITVHGDNDAPTAQNDTGNTFENDSKSFDVLANDSDIENDTLSITAASVDNAGQGSVSIVDGKVLFNPGTDFDDLATGATEDVDISYTVSDGDDTTDGKLTITVTGVNDPSIAVDDTADADENEIILIDALANDIDEENDDLSFFDAYLVDPEGGGSIEIVDNKIKFDPGTDFDYLATGATKEIIINYALSDESEVNLGSVTVTVTGVNDGPNTVDDFDEILNTETTTVDVLANDEDEENDVLVINNVSGPDGKGIASIVDGKIHFDPGSDFDGLAPGEKEDVVLDYVIFDGQKTASGALTITVVGPNEAPETTNDTATAGENETILVDVLANDTDADGHDLSISDVSVDEGKGSVSVVDGKIEFNPGSDFDYLKDGESVDVDITYSADDGIDQTEGTLTITVNGVNDDPITVADEGEVREGNTVYIDVLSNDSDPEGGELTLVSAETDKGIVTVEYGRIKYTAADDTTIGVGETGTATITYVVSGLNGISEGTVTVTINGTNDNPETTNDTDDLFEGSSKLIDVLSNDNDPNGDNLSLYDVSVVGGRGQVSISGDKINFDTAGDFNSLNFGQSINVTVKYVTIDGYGGYAEGTLTVRVDGLNDDEVITINNFTETSSNLFEVTTDAAATYNNVYSYSNTIVLGWTYSDNIIMGSGDDIVIGYDGADILDGGFGQDLISYFYSDAAVNVNLTTGTGSGGTAAGDRLSNFEGLEGGDYNDTLTGDENDNWFFGGLGSDKIYGLGGNDRVEGGVGRDTLDGGDGIDLLSYYYSASGVTINLSTGGVSGGDAEGDIISNFEDVNGSQFADTLTGDDNDNYFIGNEGKDTLSGLGGSDKFIIYETDGSVEDIIDGGAGFDGLFFYGNSDTFKIDLSTLDVSNIEFISTYPSLEAEELTFSAQDVINMTDEYNELMIFAGHNDSFRTGDEWTYVTEGDDGQYTYQVYQSGGATIYVYNTIGEENSFLGLNSSFVEVVNNLWVQEGTDESTLDLSDTSEDLTIIANELTNGQATIYTGSGDDIVYIDDTYVYSNGTDYAYTGEGNDTIYLYYTDYVDGGEGVDTIVGLTSANLEEPTHGKLLNIENIIGTSSKDIFKGDSNANIIDGLEGNDVIHSSGGGDTLYGGEGVDTLRFESSESAVFLDMFNETASGGHAENLTFSGFENIIGSTYSDTLIGNNENNEIEGSYGNDIIYGLEGNDILNGQSGEDIIYGGLGQDSMYGGLGNDIIYAGDEFDLMSGGDGDDMFYIVTNNGDINGGLDEDTINLDNYVNSEINLAALECTNIEIFETTDSDVIEITLTVDDLLGITDDDNILQIDGNVNQTVTSTGQGWVQGADQVIDTETYHTYTASGATLLVDTDIIQDIS, encoded by the coding sequence ATGCGTGCGCCTAATAAAGATAATAAACTTAAATCAAAACTTTCTAAAAAATCATCTATTTTGATGACCGTATTACCACTTGCGGCATGTGGCGGCGGCGGAACAGCCGGCGGCGGTGGTGGCGGTGGAAATAATACACCAGCACCCGCACCAACATTGCCGGCTGAATTTATCGAAGATCCTGCTAACGTATTTATTGCAAGGGATAATCGCAACACCACACTTGACCAAAAAGTGGCGACAGCAGACCTAACGGTTACCGGTAAAGGTGGTAATGACGTCATTAATACTGGTGCTGGTGCGGATACGATTGATGGCGCCAGCGGTAATGATTTAATAAGATCCGGCGCAGGCGCGGATACTGTGAATGGCGGCAATGGAAATGACGCTATTGTGTTGATCGGGACGACAACAGCGGGACAGTATGATAACGGTGACATTACAAATGCAGGAAATGGTTATAATTTATCATCATTAATTTCATTAGATGACATTAATGATAATGCCGTTAGCGATGTTGAACCGGGTGATGTCATTAATGGTGGACCAGGTACCGATACGCTGTTCATTTACGGTACTGTTGATTTAACCGGTGTTACCATATCCAATGTGACTATTCTTGAAGTGCATTCTGTTGTTACACTAACACCAGAACAGCTCGCGCAATTCATCACAGTGGATGGTGATGGTAATTCGGTCATAAACATCGAAGTTCCAGATGGGGACACATATATCCTTGATTTATCAGTCATTGATATGAGTGATATTGGTGAAATCAATATTGATGGCGATTTGACCGTTAAAGTAAGTGATGAAGATGATTTTGGCGGAATTACCGAAATCACTTCTACAGACGGCAGTACCGTAAAATTAGAAGTAATTGACGGTGGTACAGATACATCAATCGATCTTGATGTGATTGCGGATACTTTTGATAAAATTGATGAAATCATCCTTGATGATCAGGTGACGTTGACTGTTACCAACCCAGCGACGGTCACGGATGTAGCACTTGGTGATATAAGCGGAACAGGTACTATTGAAACAGATGGATCGTCTGCTGTGGATACGGCACTTGATGGTGTTACAATTGACCCTGCCGTGAATGGTGTCCCGTATGCGAATGACGACATAGATAAAAGCGGTGAAAATGAAACCATATTGGTTGATGTACTCGCGAATGATAGTGATATTGATAATGATACCTTAAGCCTACAGTCAGTGTCTGTTCCAAGTGGCATGGGTAGCGTATCGATCGTCGATGGTAAGGTGCAATTCAACCCGGGATCGGATTTTGACGATCTGGATGATACGGAAACGCGTGATGTTACAGTTACATACACGGTAACGGATGGCAGTGATACGGATGAGGGCACGTTAACGATCACGGTGCACGGCGATAATGATGCGCCGACGGCACAAAATGATACTGGAAATACATTCGAAAATGACAGTAAGTCATTCGATGTTCTTGCCAATGATAGCGATATTGAAAATGATACCTTGTCTATTACAGCAGCGTCAGTTGATAATGCGGGGCAAGGCAGTGTTTCCATAGTTGATGGTAAGGTTTTATTTAATCCGGGTACGGATTTTGATGATCTTGCGACGGGCGCAACCGAAGATGTGGATATATCCTATACCGTCAGTGATGGTGATGATACGACGGATGGTAAATTAACCATTACCGTAACAGGCGTAAATGATCCTTCAATTGCCGTTGATGATACTGCGGATGCGGATGAAAATGAAATAATTTTGATCGATGCTTTAGCAAATGACATTGATGAAGAAAATGATGACCTTTCATTCTTTGATGCTTACCTTGTCGATCCCGAGGGTGGTGGAAGTATCGAAATTGTAGATAACAAGATAAAATTCGATCCGGGCACGGATTTCGATTATCTGGCCACAGGCGCAACCAAAGAGATCATAATTAATTATGCTTTATCTGATGAAAGTGAAGTGAATCTGGGATCTGTGACGGTTACTGTAACAGGTGTTAATGATGGACCGAATACGGTTGACGATTTTGATGAAATTTTGAATACGGAAACCACTACCGTTGATGTGCTTGCCAATGATGAAGATGAAGAGAACGATGTTCTCGTAATCAATAATGTTTCTGGGCCAGATGGAAAGGGTATAGCATCAATTGTCGATGGGAAAATTCATTTTGATCCAGGCAGTGATTTTGATGGATTAGCGCCAGGTGAAAAAGAAGATGTAGTATTAGATTATGTCATCTTTGATGGTCAAAAAACGGCCTCTGGGGCATTAACGATTACGGTTGTTGGCCCAAATGAAGCTCCTGAAACAACAAATGATACGGCAACTGCAGGTGAAAATGAGACCATACTTGTTGATGTTCTCGCGAATGACACGGATGCAGATGGTCACGATTTAAGCATTTCCGATGTTTCTGTGGATGAAGGTAAAGGTTCCGTCAGCGTTGTTGATGGCAAAATTGAGTTTAATCCCGGCTCTGATTTCGATTATCTGAAGGACGGTGAATCTGTTGATGTCGATATCACATATTCTGCCGATGACGGTATTGATCAAACAGAAGGCACATTAACAATCACTGTTAATGGCGTTAACGATGATCCGATCACGGTTGCTGATGAAGGTGAGGTTAGAGAGGGCAATACAGTTTATATTGACGTTCTTTCTAATGATAGTGATCCAGAAGGCGGGGAACTGACGCTTGTATCGGCGGAAACTGACAAGGGAATTGTCACTGTAGAATACGGTCGCATTAAATATACTGCCGCCGATGATACAACAATTGGGGTTGGTGAAACGGGAACTGCAACTATTACATATGTTGTCTCCGGATTAAACGGCATTAGTGAAGGTACTGTGACTGTTACCATTAACGGCACAAATGATAATCCTGAAACTACGAATGATACAGATGATTTATTTGAAGGTAGCAGCAAATTAATTGATGTGCTTTCAAATGATAATGATCCAAATGGCGATAATTTATCATTGTATGATGTAAGTGTTGTTGGTGGTCGTGGACAAGTATCAATTTCTGGTGACAAAATCAATTTTGATACTGCAGGGGATTTCAACAGCCTTAATTTTGGGCAAAGTATTAATGTAACGGTAAAATATGTGACTATTGATGGATATGGTGGATATGCAGAAGGCACATTAACTGTAAGGGTAGATGGTCTCAATGATGATGAAGTTATTACTATCAATAATTTCACCGAGACTAGCTCAAACTTGTTTGAGGTGACGACTGATGCTGCGGCTACCTATAACAATGTATATTCATATAGTAATACAATTGTACTAGGATGGACTTATTCGGATAATATAATCATGGGTTCCGGTGATGACATTGTAATAGGGTATGATGGTGCCGATATTTTGGATGGTGGATTTGGCCAAGATCTGATTAGCTATTTTTATTCTGATGCAGCTGTTAACGTAAATCTGACTACGGGCACAGGAAGTGGTGGTACGGCTGCTGGGGATCGTTTATCTAATTTTGAGGGGCTCGAAGGTGGTGATTATAACGATACCTTAACAGGGGATGAGAATGATAACTGGTTCTTTGGTGGTCTTGGTTCAGATAAAATTTATGGCTTAGGTGGCAATGATAGGGTCGAGGGCGGCGTAGGTCGTGATACGCTAGATGGCGGTGATGGTATTGATCTTTTAAGTTATTATTATTCTGCGTCAGGTGTAACTATTAATCTTTCAACAGGTGGTGTTAGTGGTGGCGATGCAGAAGGCGACATAATATCAAATTTCGAAGATGTTAATGGATCTCAATTTGCCGATACATTAACTGGCGATGATAACGATAATTATTTTATCGGAAATGAAGGAAAAGATACGCTTTCCGGGTTAGGGGGAAGTGATAAATTTATCATTTATGAAACTGATGGTTCCGTGGAAGACATCATTGATGGTGGTGCTGGGTTTGACGGGCTATTCTTTTATGGAAATAGTGATACTTTTAAAATTGATTTATCAACACTTGATGTTTCTAATATTGAATTTATCAGTACCTATCCAAGTTTAGAGGCAGAAGAACTTACTTTCTCGGCACAAGATGTCATAAATATGACAGATGAATATAACGAGCTAATGATATTTGCGGGCCATAATGACAGTTTTAGAACAGGTGATGAATGGACATATGTTACCGAAGGTGATGATGGGCAGTATACATATCAAGTTTATCAAAGCGGTGGTGCAACAATTTATGTTTATAACACAATTGGTGAAGAAAATTCATTTTTGGGTTTAAATAGTTCATTTGTTGAAGTGGTAAATAATTTATGGGTGCAAGAAGGTACAGATGAGAGTACCTTAGACTTATCTGACACTTCAGAAGATCTTACTATTATAGCTAATGAGCTAACCAATGGACAAGCTACTATATATACGGGATCAGGTGATGATATCGTCTATATAGATGATACATATGTTTATAGCAATGGAACCGATTATGCCTATACAGGAGAAGGAAATGATACAATTTATCTGTATTACACTGATTATGTAGATGGTGGAGAAGGAGTTGATACTATTGTAGGATTAACTTCTGCTAATTTAGAAGAACCTACTCATGGTAAACTTCTAAATATTGAAAATATTATTGGAACTTCTAGTAAAGACATTTTTAAGGGGGATTCTAATGCTAATATTATTGATGGCCTAGAAGGTAATGATGTTATTCACAGCTCAGGCGGTGGTGATACATTATATGGTGGCGAAGGGGTTGATACATTAAGATTTGAAAGTTCCGAAAGTGCAGTATTCTTGGACATGTTTAATGAAACTGCAAGTGGAGGGCATGCAGAAAATTTAACTTTTTCTGGATTTGAAAATATCATCGGTTCTACATATTCTGATACATTAATAGGCAATAACGAGAATAATGAAATTGAGGGTAGTTATGGAAATGACATTATTTATGGTTTAGAGGGGAATGATATTCTAAACGGACAGTCTGGAGAAGATATAATCTATGGGGGACTGGGGCAAGACAGTATGTATGGAGGCCTAGGAAATGATATTATCTATGCAGGTGATGAATTCGATCTGATGTCTGGCGGTGATGGAGACGATATGTTTTATATTGTTACTAATAATGGCGATATTAATGGTGGTTTAGATGAAGATACTATTAATCTCGATAATTATGTGAATAGTGAAATAAATCTTGCTGCATTAGAATGTACTAACATTGAAATATTTGAGACAACAGATTCAGATGTGATAGAGATTACATTGACGGTAGATGATCTATTGGGTATTACAGATGACGATAATATTCTTCAGATTGATGGAAATGTAAATCAAACAGTCACCTCAACTGGTCAAGGATGGGTGCAGGGTGCTGATCAGGTAATTGATACAGAAACTTATCATACTTATACAGCTAGTGGTGCGACGTTATTGGTTGACACTGATATCATTCAGGATATTTCGTGA
- a CDS encoding M28 family metallopeptidase: MAFTTAQAADVPPQELPLLHELVKDVSAERIEADIRKLVSFGTRHSLSDTKSETRGIGAARRWIFSEFEKISADCGGCLEVMYVSDTVTGNRIPEPTEIVSVVAIQRGESDPNRYVAMSGDIDSRVSDPLNGIDDSPGANDNASGMAGAIEAARVLSKHKFAGSIIYMGLSGEEQGLFGGQIVAQHALDNNWRVKAVLNNDMIGNITGINGVTNNTTARVFSEGTRDVETPEEARIRRFSGGEVDSPSRNIARFIDRQADKYIPNLDVMMVYRLDRFGRGGHHRPFNAVGIPGVRIMETNEHYDRQHQDIRVEDGREYGDVIEGVDFDYARKLTALNIVSLAEMAAAPPFPAEVELKGAVRASAVISWKRPTGKEAENLAGYKVYWRLTDANQWTHSKFVGDVETYTFENLVVDNYYFGVVAVAKDGAETPVVFPGPMGNFGGYEE; encoded by the coding sequence ATGGCATTTACCACAGCACAAGCCGCGGATGTACCGCCACAGGAATTACCGCTACTGCATGAACTGGTCAAGGATGTATCAGCAGAACGCATCGAAGCAGATATTAGAAAACTGGTAAGTTTTGGAACCCGTCACTCGTTATCAGATACAAAATCAGAAACGCGTGGCATTGGTGCCGCACGCCGTTGGATATTTTCTGAATTTGAAAAAATCAGTGCTGATTGTGGTGGATGTCTTGAAGTTATGTATGTTAGCGATACGGTTACCGGTAACCGCATTCCTGAACCAACCGAAATCGTCAGCGTTGTTGCCATACAGCGTGGTGAAAGCGATCCGAACCGTTATGTGGCCATGTCCGGTGATATTGATAGCCGTGTATCTGATCCGTTAAATGGTATTGATGACAGCCCCGGTGCCAATGATAATGCATCCGGCATGGCGGGTGCGATCGAAGCAGCACGTGTTTTAAGCAAACATAAATTTGCGGGATCTATTATCTATATGGGTTTATCTGGCGAAGAACAGGGCCTATTCGGGGGGCAGATTGTCGCTCAGCACGCACTTGATAACAATTGGCGTGTGAAAGCAGTGCTGAATAATGACATGATCGGCAATATTACCGGCATTAATGGTGTAACCAACAATACAACGGCCCGTGTTTTTTCAGAAGGCACACGTGACGTTGAAACACCGGAAGAGGCCCGCATCCGCCGTTTCAGCGGCGGTGAGGTTGACAGCCCATCCAGAAACATTGCTAGGTTTATCGACAGACAAGCCGATAAATATATCCCGAATCTTGATGTGATGATGGTTTACCGCCTTGATCGTTTTGGCCGTGGTGGTCACCACCGCCCGTTTAACGCGGTAGGTATTCCTGGTGTGCGTATCATGGAAACTAACGAACATTATGACCGTCAGCATCAGGACATCCGCGTCGAAGATGGCCGTGAATATGGCGATGTGATAGAAGGTGTTGATTTCGATTATGCCAGAAAACTGACGGCACTTAATATCGTTTCGCTCGCTGAAATGGCTGCGGCACCACCATTCCCAGCAGAAGTGGAATTAAAAGGCGCGGTCCGTGCCAGCGCCGTCATCAGCTGGAAACGTCCAACCGGTAAAGAAGCAGAAAATCTGGCCGGATACAAAGTTTACTGGCGCCTTACAGATGCCAATCAATGGACCCACAGCAAATTTGTCGGTGACGTCGAAACATACACATTCGAAAACTTAGTGGTTGATAATTACTACTTCGGTGTCGTCGCAGTTGCGAAAGACGGCGCAGAAACTCCCGTCGTTTTCCCCGGGCCAATGGGCAACTTCGGTGGATACGAGGAATAA
- a CDS encoding serine hydrolase domain-containing protein — MKKYLLVMLGIILLPVVSFANDKELDATLTPMIENMMAESNIQGFVFSVVTKDGPILKKTMGIKNMYTREPETNESLFHMASVTKTFVGTALMQLHDAGKLDIDQPVVDVVPYFVLVDNRYKDLTIRQFASHISGMPDFDSNPWHNPQYDEGALERFTRNFISHKFLTYPPETEYQYCNTGYELLGDVIAKASGMSFEDYVRENILIPAGMMNSTLLIQEADMTKLNSLHQKRDDKWRVADVFPYNRMHGPSSTLISNIDDMARWVQLNLNGGMIEGNQILKKETLDHMWAPTVASNGKTFDRVGVSWQRRKQGDYQTIFHGGSDGFRSYVVMIPELDIGFVWMSNTSGQPYHDFSQKLADKLIEYRTK, encoded by the coding sequence ATGAAAAAATATTTATTGGTGATGTTGGGTATCATTTTATTACCCGTAGTATCGTTTGCAAACGACAAAGAACTGGATGCAACATTAACGCCCATGATTGAAAACATGATGGCTGAAAGCAATATTCAGGGCTTTGTATTTTCTGTGGTCACAAAAGACGGGCCAATTTTAAAGAAAACAATGGGTATTAAAAATATGTATACCCGTGAACCAGAAACAAATGAATCTTTGTTCCACATGGCTTCTGTCACCAAAACATTCGTCGGTACTGCTCTTATGCAGTTACATGATGCGGGCAAGCTTGATATTGATCAGCCTGTTGTTGATGTGGTTCCCTATTTTGTATTGGTGGATAACCGTTATAAAGACCTGACCATTCGCCAATTCGCGTCCCATATTTCCGGTATGCCGGATTTTGACAGTAACCCGTGGCATAACCCACAATATGATGAAGGGGCGCTGGAAAGATTTACCCGTAATTTTATTTCACATAAATTTCTGACCTACCCACCGGAAACCGAATATCAATATTGCAATACCGGATATGAACTCTTGGGTGATGTAATCGCAAAAGCATCAGGCATGAGTTTCGAAGATTATGTGCGTGAAAATATTCTGATTCCGGCAGGTATGATGAATAGTACGTTACTAATTCAGGAAGCGGATATGACAAAGCTTAATAGCCTTCATCAAAAAAGGGATGATAAATGGCGCGTCGCAGATGTATTTCCATATAACCGAATGCATGGGCCAAGTTCGACACTGATTTCCAATATTGATGACATGGCCCGCTGGGTGCAGTTAAACTTGAATGGCGGTATGATTGAAGGCAACCAAATTTTAAAGAAAGAAACATTGGATCATATGTGGGCGCCAACGGTCGCATCAAACGGGAAAACATTTGACCGCGTTGGTGTAAGCTGGCAGCGTCGCAAGCAGGGCGATTATCAAACGATTTTCCATGGTGGTAGCGATGGATTTAGATCATATGTTGTGATGATACCGGAACTTGACATCGGGTTCGTGTGGATGTCCAATACATCTGGCCAGCCGTATCATGATTTTTCACAAAAACTTGCTGATAAACTAATTGAATACAGGACGAAATAA
- a CDS encoding DUF899 domain-containing protein codes for MGISRNIVSKEEWQEARKAFLKKEKAHLKAADALSAERRALPWVEITENYQFDGPDGKVGLAELFKDHNQLIIQHFMYGPEWEAGCPGCSLMADSHQGVHTHLEQAGVRLVVISNGPLDKLDAYKKRMGWGFEWYSSLGSPFNYDFDVSFTAEQIEQGDGQYNYAPKQGDMTELHGVSCFYKDDDGKIYHTYSTYSRGVDTLMGVYQYIDLTPLGRQEDGPMSWLKRHDEYV; via the coding sequence ATGGGTATTTCGCGTAACATCGTTTCAAAAGAGGAATGGCAAGAAGCGCGGAAAGCCTTCCTGAAAAAAGAAAAAGCGCATTTAAAAGCGGCGGATGCCCTAAGCGCAGAACGCCGCGCGCTTCCGTGGGTGGAAATCACGGAAAATTATCAATTTGATGGGCCTGATGGAAAAGTCGGTCTGGCTGAACTCTTTAAAGATCATAATCAACTTATCATTCAGCATTTCATGTATGGACCAGAGTGGGAAGCAGGTTGTCCGGGCTGTTCATTAATGGCGGATAGCCATCAAGGCGTCCATACCCATCTTGAACAGGCGGGTGTGCGGCTTGTGGTGATATCCAATGGGCCACTTGATAAATTGGATGCTTATAAAAAACGTATGGGATGGGGTTTTGAATGGTATTCCTCACTTGGGTCACCATTTAATTACGACTTTGATGTTTCATTTACCGCTGAACAAATTGAACAGGGTGATGGGCAATATAATTATGCCCCTAAGCAAGGGGATATGACGGAACTGCATGGGGTAAGTTGTTTTTATAAGGATGATGATGGCAAGATTTATCATACTTATTCCACCTATTCCCGTGGCGTGGACACATTGATGGGCGTTTATCAATATATTGATCTTACACCGCTCGGCCGTCAGGAAGATGGCCCCATGTCATGGCTAAAACGTCATGATGAATATGTATGA